The sequence CAAGGCAGTGTAGTTGGCAGCCAAAGCGTCAGCACCGAAGCTGGCCTTGCCGATGGGCGCATGGATCACGCCGGTCTTGTCGTTGCGGAACTCAATGCGTCCGGTCTTCAGACCGCGCACCATTTCGTCCACGTTGGTGCCCACAGTGCCGCTCTTGGGGTTGGGCAGCAGACCACGGGGGCCAAGCAGACGGGCCAGCTTCTGGCCGATTTGGGCCATCATGTCAGGCGTTGCCACAACGGCATCGAACTCCATGAAGCCGCCAGCAATGCGGTCGATCAGTTCTTCACTGCCGACCACATCGGCACCGGCAGCTTCGGCGGCAGCCACATTCTCACCTTTGGTGATCACGGCCACGCGCACTTCACGGCCAGTGCCGTGGGGCAACGCCACAGTGCCGCGCACGCTCTGGTCACTCTTGCGGGGGTCAATGCCCAGACGGAAGTGCACTTCCACGGTCTCGTCGAACTTGGCATTGGCCAGTTCCTTGACCAGGTCAGCAGCTTCGGTAATGGGGTACTGGCGGCTGCGGTCCACCTTTTCCTTCAGTGCGCGGTAACGTTTACCATGCTTAGGCATTGGGGCCTCCTTCGATGGTCACGCCCATAGAGCGGGCGGTGCCGGCGACGGTGTTGGCGGCAGCTTCCACAGAGCCCGCGTTGAGGTCGGGCATTTTGGTCTGCGCAATCTCCAGAACCTGCTCCCAGTTCAGCTTGCCCACTTTGTTCTTGTTGGGTTCGCCGCTTCCTTTCGCCAGGCCGGCGGCCTTACGGATCAGGTAGCTCATGGGAGGGGTCTTGGTGATAAAGGTAAAGGAGCGGTCCGCGTAGATGGTAATTTCTACGGGGATGATCGCATCGCCCTTGTCAGCGGTCTGGGCGTTGAACGCCTTGGCGAACTCCATGATGTTCGCACCGTACTGACCCAGGGCGGGACCGACAGGGGGGGCCGGAGTGGCCTTGCCTGCGGGGAGTTGCAACTTGACAATCCCTAAAACTTTTTTCATATCTCCTCCTTAGCTCCCCCGTGACGTCCTACTCGTGTCCTTGGGGTGCTGACGCTAAGTGCTGCGTAAGGCAGCAACTTTTACAGTATGCCAGCCCGGGGGGCAGGGTGCAAGAGTGTACGCCCTCGGCGTCCACCCCTGCGGTTTAGACGGCTGTGGTGTTGGGCTGCTGGCCCAGCCGTAAGGTCACTTGCTGACCTGCGCGAAGTCCAGCTCTACTGGCGTTTCACGCCCGAAAATGCTGACCAGCACCTTGACTTTGGCCTGTGCAGCGTTGACCTCGCTGACCACGCCATTGAAATCGGCAAATGGACCGCTCTTGACCTTGACCATATCGCCGGGTTTGAGATCGACTTGAACCTTGGGCGCTTCCACCTTGGGCACCGTGCCCACACCGACCGAAGCCAGCAGGCGCTGCACCTCGTCGGGGGAGAGCGGCACCGGATAGGTGGCTGTACCCACAAAGCCGGTCACGCCATTTGTGTTGCGCACCACTTCCCAGGATTCGCCAAGCTCGCCCGGGGCGTCGTCGTCCTCAATGTCCATTTGAACGAAGACATAGCCCGGGAAGAGCTTACGCTCCACAGTTTCCTTTTTGCCGCCGTCGCGCAGTTCCACAGCCTGCTCACTGGGCTGAAGCACCTGGAAAATCTTGGTGCCCAACATGCCCAGCTTACGGGCACGTTCCAGCAGGTGCTGCTGCACCCGGTCTTCTTGACCAATATACGTATGAACTGCGTACCATTCGATACTCATAGCAACACCGCCTGAATTAGGCCAGTGAAGACCAGGTCCATCAGGTAGACAATAAGGGTCAGGGCCACCAGAAACAGCAGCACTGCCTGGGTACCTTCCCACACCTGCGCACGGGTCGGCCAGCTGACGCGGCTGAGTTCCTCGCGCGACTCCTGTAGATACTGGCTCAGATTCATTCACTCACCTCACGCGAAACCCGCTGGACAGCGCCTAGACGCCAGCGGGTTCCCAGAAATCAAACCTTTTTCTCTTTGAAGGTGACGTGCTTCTTGGCCACGGGGTCGTACTTGCGCAGCTCCAGCTTTTCCTGGGTATTGCGGCGGTTCTTGGTGGTCGTGTAGTAAAAGCCCGTGCCGGCGGTGCTTTCCATCTTGATAATCATGCGGGGTCCGTCTTTAGCCATGATAAAACTCCTTTCGCAGTTCTCCTTACCGGAGCGCTGCTCCCAGCAAGAAACCCACTGGTGACCTGGGGGCCACGCTG is a genomic window of Deinococcus proteolyticus MRP containing:
- the rplA gene encoding 50S ribosomal protein L1, with product MPKHGKRYRALKEKVDRSRQYPITEAADLVKELANAKFDETVEVHFRLGIDPRKSDQSVRGTVALPHGTGREVRVAVITKGENVAAAEAAGADVVGSEELIDRIAGGFMEFDAVVATPDMMAQIGQKLARLLGPRGLLPNPKSGTVGTNVDEMVRGLKTGRIEFRNDKTGVIHAPIGKASFGADALAANYTALVQALEAAKPGAAKGVFLRSAYLTSTMGPSIQLSLSAAQN
- the rplK gene encoding 50S ribosomal protein L11, translated to MKKVLGIVKLQLPAGKATPAPPVGPALGQYGANIMEFAKAFNAQTADKGDAIIPVEITIYADRSFTFITKTPPMSYLIRKAAGLAKGSGEPNKNKVGKLNWEQVLEIAQTKMPDLNAGSVEAAANTVAGTARSMGVTIEGGPNA
- the nusG gene encoding transcription termination/antitermination protein NusG, translating into MSIEWYAVHTYIGQEDRVQQHLLERARKLGMLGTKIFQVLQPSEQAVELRDGGKKETVERKLFPGYVFVQMDIEDDDAPGELGESWEVVRNTNGVTGFVGTATYPVPLSPDEVQRLLASVGVGTVPKVEAPKVQVDLKPGDMVKVKSGPFADFNGVVSEVNAAQAKVKVLVSIFGRETPVELDFAQVSK
- the secE gene encoding preprotein translocase subunit SecE; the encoded protein is MNLSQYLQESREELSRVSWPTRAQVWEGTQAVLLFLVALTLIVYLMDLVFTGLIQAVLL
- the rpmG gene encoding 50S ribosomal protein L33 gives rise to the protein MAKDGPRMIIKMESTAGTGFYYTTTKNRRNTQEKLELRKYDPVAKKHVTFKEKKV